A genomic window from Populus alba chromosome 19, ASM523922v2, whole genome shotgun sequence includes:
- the LOC118038504 gene encoding G-type lectin S-receptor-like serine/threonine-protein kinase RLK1 has protein sequence MAFAYEAFFLLVICIYKPVSSQQNHSTLISLGSSISTNVQPTSWRSPSGTFAFGFYPQGSGFIVGIWLVCKPADIITWTAYRDDPPVPSNATLELTVNGKLLLRTYHANNEAGEEKLIAKIEKSASNARMFDSGNLVLYNEHSDVIWESFNFPTDTILGGQNLYAGGELLSGASTTDFSTRSNGAYTTSLKDHVPESQCEVKTFCGLNSYCTMNDDQPDCRCLPGTVPVHPDQRYNGCERNYTEELCKVAEETSSNGAYTTSLKDHVPESQCEVKTFCGLNSYCTMNDDQPDCRCLPGTVPVHPDQRYNGCERNYTEELCKVAEETSSYNIIDMEKMTCYDIPYFVNYTSSEEDCRKSCLQDCNCAGALYEYGEYCKKVKFPVKYARRYEDDDPYYSSKVFFKVGLKSVGSAMKPPVVHKTSKKTVTLIFVMSVAFITCSSIAVAVSVFSISKSRVVEARMRVGSGNLGLAHELSLRAFSYRELKNATKGFREELGKGSFGTVYKGTLYKGKKVIAVKRLEKLVSEGEREFLTEMRSIGKTHHKNLVRLLGYCTEDSQRLLVYEYMSNGSLADLLFRTERIPNWSHRVKIALDIARGILYLHEECEAPIIHCDIKPQNILMDDFWNAKISDFGLAKLLVPDQTRTFTIVRGTRGYLAPEWHKNTPISVKADVYSYGVMLLEIVFCRRNIETNVSRPEEVLLSNWAYELMVARELDKLDLGEDVDLQNLEKMVMVGMWCIQDEPGIRPSMKSVVLMLEGITDVSVPPHPTSASA, from the exons ATGGCTTTTGCTTATGAAGCTTTCTTTTTGTTAGTAATTTGTATTTACAAACCTGTAAGTTCCCAGCAGAACCACTCGACCTTGATAAGCTTAGGTTCTTCAATCTCCACCAACGTCCAACCAACTTCATGGCGCTCCCCTTCTGGCACATTTGCCTTTGGGTTCTACCCACAGGGCAGTGGCTTTATAGTGGGAATTTGGTTGGTGTGTAAGCCAGCTGATATAATCACCTGGACAGCATACCGAGATGACCCTCCTGTGCCGTCAAATGCTACGTTGGAGTTGACCGTAAACGGTAAGCTTCTTTTAAGAACTTATCATGCCAACAATGAGGCCGGTGAAGAGAAACTCATTGCTAAGATAGAGAAGTCAGCTTCAAACGCTCGCATGTTTGATTCTGGAAATCTAGTGCTCTACAATGAACATTCTGATGTCATTTGGGAGAGTTTCAACTTTCCTACAGATACAATATTAGGAGGCCAGAATCTATATGCAGGGGGTGAACTGCTTTCCGGTGCATCTACAACCGATTTTTCAACACGAAG CAATGGTGCCTACACTACATCTCTTAAAGATCATGTACCAGAAAGTCAATGCGAAGTGAAGACTTTCTGCGGTCTCAACAGCTACTGCACCATGAACGATGATCAACCTGACTGCCGCTGTCTTCCTGGCACTGTTCCTGTCCATCCCGACCAGAGATATAATGGGTGTGAGAGGAACTACACTGAAGAGTTGTGCAAAGTTGCAGAGGAAACATCCTC CAATGGTGCCTACACTACATCTCTTAAAGATCATGTACCAGAAAGTCAATGCGAAGTGAAGACTTTCTGCGGTCTCAACAGCTACTGCACCATGAACGATGATCAACCTGACTGCCGCTGTCTTCCTGGCACTGTTCCTGTCCATCCCGACCAGAGATATAATGGGTGTGAGAGGAACTACACTGAAGAGTTGTGCAAAGTTGCAGAGGAAACATCCTCGTATAACATTATTGATATGGAGAAAATGACTTGTTATGACATTCCTTATTTTGTAAACTACACGTCATCAGAAGAAGATTGCAGAAAGTCCTGTTTGCAGGACTGTAACTGTGCTGGTGCGCTGTACGAATATGGGGAGTACTGCAAGAAAGTGAAGTTCCCAGTGAAATATGCTAGGAGATATGAAGATGATGATCCGTACTACTCATCAAAGGTTTTCTTCAAGGTGGGTTTGAAGAGCGTCGGATCTGCAATGAAGCCTCCAGTGGTCCATAAGACAAGCAAGAAGACAGTGACTCTCATTTTTGTTATGAGCGTAGCATTCATCACATGCTCTTCAATTGCCGTTGCAGTTTCTGTTTTTTCCATCTCTAAGTCAAGAGTTGTTGAGGCCAGAATGCGGGTGGGAAGCGGAAATCTTGGCTTGGCCCATGAGCTCTCCCTGAGAGCATTTTCATATCGTGAGCTTAAAAATGCAACCAAGGGTTTCAGGGAAGAGTTGGGAAAAGGATCTTTTGGAACAGTTTACAAAGGGACATTATACAAAGGTAAAAAAGTAATTGCAGTGAAGAGGCTAGAGAAGTTGGTCAGTGAAGGTGAAAGAGAGTTCCTCACAGAGATGCGTTCAATTGGAAAAACTCATCATAAAAACTTGGTTCGGCTACTTGGTTACTGTACTGAGGACTCCCAGAGGCTACTAGTTTATGAATACATGAGCAACGGTTCCCTTGCAGATCTTCTCTTCCGAACTGAAAGAATTCCAAATTGGAGTCACAGGGTGAAGATTGCTTTGGATATTGCTAGAGGGATCCTATATCTACATGAAGAGTGTGAGGCACCAATCATCCATTGCGATATAAAGCCTCAAAACATTCTAATGGATGATTTTTGGAATGCTAAGATCTCTGATTTTGGGCTAGCAAAATTGCTAGTGCCTGATCAAACAAGAACCTTCACAATAGTCAGAGGGACACGAGGTTACTTGGCTCCTGAATGGCACAAGAACACTCCAATATCAGTGAAGGCAGATGTTTACAGTTACGGAGTTATGCTCTTGGAAATTGTTTTCTGCAGGAGAAATATAGAGACTAATGTATCAAGACCAGAGGAAGTTCTGCTTTCTAATTGGGCATACGAGCTTATGGTTGCAAGAGAATTGGACAAGCTTGATCTTGGCGAAGATGTAGACTTGCAGAATTTGGAGAAAATGGTTATGGTGGGCATGTGGTGCATTCAAGATGAACCAGGTATCCGTCCTTCTATGAAGTCTGTTGTGTTGATGTTAGAAGGAATTACCGATGTATCTGTTCCTCCACATCCAACTTCAGCTTCAGCATAA